CTCTTCGACGGCTTCCAAAGGAAACCGGTGGGTGACGAGACGGGTCGCATCCACCCGGCCGCTGGCCATCAGGTCGATGGCCGCGCCGAAGTCGGTGTCCAATCCGGTTGAAGCGTAACAGTGGGACCCGGTCACGACCGCCTCGGATTCCAGAACCCGGCCCAGGTCCACCTGGACCGGTTCCGGATAGCCGGCCACCAGGACCACGGTGCCGCGGGGCCGGACAATCCGAAGGGCGAGGTCAAAATTGCCGCCTCCTCCCACCGTTTCGATCACCGCGTCCGGCCGCGGACCCTGGTCCAGGCCGCTCACCCAGTCCTCAAGGTTGTTCTCACCCAGCACGAACACGTGGTCGGCGCCCAGATCCTGGGCCATCCGGGCCTGTTGCGGGTACTTGACGGTGATCCAGGTCTCCCGCACGTTGGCCGCCCTGGCTGCCGCCACGCAGACCTGGCCGATGGTTCCACCGCCCAGGATCACGACCCGATCCCGCCAGGTCGCGCCGGCCTGGCCCACCGCCCGGCAACCGACCGCCAGGGGTTCGACCAGGGCCCCTTCTTCGAAGCTCAGGCTCGCAGGGAGACGGAAGAGAGCCGAGGCGTGAGCGGTCGTGAACTCGGCAAAACCTCCGTGCGAATCCTGCGAAACCCACTGGCGCTCCCGGCAGTGGTTGTAGTGGCCGCTCCGGCAGTAGCGGCAGCGGCCGCAGTGCGAGAAGCACTCGATGGCGACCCGGTCTCCCGGCTCGAATCCCGTGACCCCCTCCCCCAGCTCAACCACGACGCCGGAGGTCTCGTGCCCCAACGCCAAAGCCTTGGGCTGGGGCCAGTGGCCGCGGTAGGCGTGAAGGTCGCTTCCGCAGATGCCGGTCTGCCGGGTATCGATGGTGACGAATCCGGGTGGGGGCGGAAGCCGCTCCACTTGCTGCAGACCGATTCGCCCGATTCCCCGATAGATGGCGGCTTTCATGACCTCGGTGGAGCGGCCGGAGCCGGTGAAGACGGGGATGACAAAAGGTGAGTCCTGTTTAAGTCAATAGCTTCTCGATCACGTTGCCGGCGACGTCGGTGAGGCGGAACTCCCGTCCCTGGAAACGGAAGGTGAGCCGGGTGTGATCCAGTCCCAGCAGGTGCAGGATGGTGGCGTGGATGTCGTGGACGTGGACCGGGTCCTCCACCGGAGAGAAGCCCAGGTCGTCCGTTTTTCCAATCGTCTGGCCGGGCCGGATTCCGCCCCCGGCGAACCACATGGTGTAGGCGTCGATGTGGTGGTTGCGCCCGATGGAGTCCCGTTTCTCCCCCATGGGGGTCCGGCCGAACTCTCCTCCCCAGACCACCAGGGTGGAGTCCAGGAGTCCCCGTTGCTTCAGGTCCCGGACCAGGGCCGCCGAGGGGCGGTCGGTCTCCCTCGTGACCTTGTCCAGTCCCTCCTGAAGATTCACGTGTGCGTTTCCGTGATGGTCCCATTCGGCGTGATAGAGCTGGACGAAACGGACCCCGCGCTCCACCAGGCGCCGGGCCAGCAGGCAGTTGTTGGCGAACGACCGGGCTCCCGGCTCGGCGCCGTACATGTCCAGGGTCTTCCGGGTCTCGCTGGAGAAGTCGATGAGCTCGGGACCGCTGGTCTGCATCCGGTAGGCCATTTCGTAGGAGGCGATCCGGGTGGCGATCTCGGGGTCCCCGGTCTCGGCCAACCGGGCCAGGTTCAGTTTGCGGATCGCCTCCACCCGGCTGGACTGCCGGTCCCGGCTCATGCCGGCGGGACTGGCCAGGTTCAGGATGGGATCGCCGCTGCTGAAGAAGGGGATCCCCTGGTGGATGGTGGGGAGGAATCCGCTCTCCCAGTTGGAGATGCCGGCTCGGGGACCTTGCCGGCCGGACTGGAGGACCACGAAGGCAGGCAGGTCCTGGGATTCGGTCCCCAGGCCGTAGCTGACCCAGGAACCCATGCTGGGCTTCCCGGGCCGCGGCGAGCCGGTGTTGCTGAAGATCTGCGCCGGCCCGTGGTTGAAGTTGTCGGTGGAGACGGTGGAGACGAACGCCAGGTCGTCGACGATGGACGCGGTGTGCGGAAGGCACTCGGAGAGGGTCTTCCCCGATTGCCCGTATCGTTCGAACTCCCGTTCCGAACCCAGAAGCCGCGGCTTCTCCTTGGTGAAGAAGTCCATGAAGGCGAAGCGCTTGTCCTTCAGGAAGGAATCGGGAATCGGCTTGCCGTCGAGTTCCTGAAGTTTCGGCTTGTGGTCGAAGAGATCCAGTTGGCTGGGCCCTCCCACCATGTAGAGATAGATGACGTTTCGGATTTTGGCCGGAAAATGGGGGTCCTGGGCCGCCAAGGGGTTCGCCAGGTCCGGCTTCCGGGCCAGAAGCCGGCCGTCGCTGAGCAGGGAGGCCAGCGCAACCTGTCCCAATCCCAGGGAGCAGCGGCTGAAGAAATGTCGCCGGGTCTCCGAAAGAAGCCAGGGTCGATAGCTCTGCATGGGGTTCACTCCCGGGTGATGAATTCGTCCAGGTTCAGGAGCACGCTGGAGAGGAGGGTCCAGGCCGCGAGTTCCTTCGGATCCTCGTCCTCGGAATCAAGCGAAAGCAAGGATCGGGCCTCCTGCGGGTGCTGTGCCAGGTCGTTCCTCTGGCGATCCAGAAACCGCTTCAATTGAGTGGTCTCCTCCGCGCTGGGGGGCCTCGACAGGCACACGCGGAAGGTGTAGCCGATGCGCTCCGAGTCCTGGTCCGGACCCTCCCGGAGCACCCGGCGGGCGAGACCCTGGGCGAACTCGAAAAAGGCCTCGTCGTTGAGCAGGGTCAATGCCTGCAAAGGCGACGTGGAGCGGCTACGCCGGGTGCAGGTGGTGATCCCGTTGGGGCTGTCGAAGACCATCAGGGCCGGGTGGGGTGTGGAGCGCCAGAAATGGGTATAGAGGCCCCGGCGGTATCGATCTTCACCCTGGCTGGCGACCCACTCTCGTTTGGAATGTCCCAGGCGGCTGCTCCCCTGAGGTTGGGGAGGAAAGACGGGTGGCCCGCCGATGGCCCGGTTCCAGAGTCCGCTGGCAGACAGGCAGACGTCTCGCACCACCTCCGACTCCAGCCGCAGACGGTGCTGCCGCGCCAGCATCCGGTTGTCCGGGTCCACCTTGGAGGCGTCCGCTCGATGGCGGGACGACTGCCGGTAGGTGGCGGAGGTGACGATCAGGCGGTGCATCGCCTTCAGGCTCCAGCGCTGGCGTATCAACTCGGAGGCCAGCCAGTCCAGAAGCGCCGGATGGGACGGCTGGGCGCCCTGGATTCCGAAGTCGTTCTCGGTCTCCACCAGTCCGGCGCCGAAGTACCGTTGCCAAATCCGGTTCACGGTGACTCTGGCCGTGAGGGGATGATCCGGTTCCACCAGCCATCGAGCCAGGTCCAGGCGGTCGGGCCGGGACCGGGCGTCCAGCGGAGGCAGGACGGCGGGCACGTCCGGGCGGACCGGATCTCCCCGGCGGGTGAACTCGCCGCCCAGATGGACGTAGGCCTCCCGGGGCTCCGGCAATTCCTTCATCACCAGGGTGCTGGGGAGCTTCGGTTCAGCCTGCTTCAGAGAGTCGATGCCGGCCTTTCGGGTGGAGAAGCCGAGATCCTGCTCCTTGTAGAGCAGATGCAGGGTCTTGAGCTGGATCTCGTTCCGCTCGTCGGCCGGAAGCGCCAGTATCTTCTGAACTTCGAGAGGAAACTCCCGCCGCCGCTCCGGTTCCAGCTCCTTTTCCCATTGCGGCAAGCGGTCCAGGAGTCCTTTCTCGTAGGATTTCAACTCCTCCTCCAGCAGCGCCAACTGGCTCCGGATGATGTCTCGCCGGGCGAACTCCCGGTCGGTCCCGAACTCCAGAAAGGGCCAGTGCCGCGGCCGGTCCGTCTTTTCCAGTTCGGGGCTCCTCTCCTCGGCGTTGTTGAAGAAGGAGTAGAGCTGGAAGAACTCCTTCTGGGAAACGGGATCGTACTTGTGATCATGGCAGCGGGCGCAACCGACGGTCAGGCCCAGAAAGGCGGCCCCGGTGGTTTCGACCCGGTCCACGACCCGCTCGACCCGGTACTGCTCCACGTCAATGCCCCCCTCCTGGTTCAGGAGGGTGTTGCGGTGGAATCCGGTGGCGACGATCTGTTCCTTGGACGCATCCGGAACCAGGTCGCCCGCCAACTGCTGGATGGCGAAACGGTCGAACGGGAGGTCATGATTCAGGGAGCGGACCACCCAGTCCCGGTACATCCAGATCTGGCGGGGTCCGTCGGAGAACCCGTCAGAATCGGCGTAACGGGCCACGTCCAGCCAATGCCGGCCCCAGCGTTCTCCGTAGTGGGGCGAAGCCAGCAGGCGCTCCACGGCGCGCTCGTAGGCGCCGGGGCGGGTGTCCGCCAGGAAACGGCCGACGGCGTCCGGAGAAGGCGGAAGGCCCAGAAGATCCAGGCTGAGACGGCGCAGCAGCGTGATCCGGGAGGCTTCGGGTGACGGTTGCAGTCCCTCCTCCTCCAATCGCTGCAAGATGAAATTGTCGACCGGTGTGCGGATCCACGCCGCGTCGGAAACCTGAGGCGGCGCGGGACGCCGGACGGGTTGAAACGACCAGTGACCGCCGGTGTGGGAATCGCCCGACTCGTCCCAGGGAGCCCCCAATGCCACCCATTGTTCCAGGGCTTGGATTTCCGCATCCGGCAGCTTGCCTCCGGGAGGCATATTCAGATCGGACGAATGGGCCAGTGCGTGGATCAGACGGCTCTGTTCCGAGTCTCCCGGCAGAACGGCTGGACCCCGAGTTCCGCCGCTGAGGAGTCCGTCCCGGCTCTCCAGCGAGAGGCCGCTGCTTCGAACCTTCTGGTTGTGGCAGGCCAGGCAACGGTTCTGGAGTATCGGCTGGACGGTTTCACGAAAGAGCAGCGGCCCGTCGTCCGTGGCGCCTTCCCCAATTTGGCCCATCAGTGGACAGGCGGCCAGGATCAGGAAAAGGACGGTTCCGAATCGAACATTCATGGTGGGACCCAGCGCCATTTTGGGCCAAGGCGGTGTCATCTGGCAAGAATCAGCGACACAAGTGCTGTTGACGCCGAGGACAGGACCAGGGTAGAAACATTTAGCGGTTTTCTACCATCTTCTATCAAAGGGAGTTCCATGGGTCTCAACATCAAGAACGAGGAAACCTGCCGATTGGCCCGCAAACTTGCCCGCCTGACCGGCGAAACCATGACGGGGGCAATCACTATTGCGCTGCGCGAGCGGCTCGACAGGGAAAACCACCGGCACAGTTCCGAGACCCTGGCTCGAGAACTTCACGCCATCGGACAACGCTGCTCTCGTTTAATTGCGGCGGGACCCTCGGCTACGGATCATGGTGAGCTGCTCTACGATGATAGAGGCTTGCCCAAATGATCATCGATACTTCCGCAATTCTGGCCGTTTTGTTCGGTGAACCCGACGCTCGCCGGTATGAGCAAGCGATCGCCTCGGCTTGGCCCCGCCGCATGTCGGCGGTCGGATTGCTGGAGGCGGCGATTGTCGTCGAGAGCAGGGGCGGGACGACGGCCGGACACGAACTCGACCGGCTTCTGACCAGAGCCGAAATCGAGTTGGTGCCGGTAACGCGTGAACATGCCGACGCGGCTCGCCGGGCTTGGCGCCGTTTCGGCAAGGGCAATCATCCGGCGGGGTTGAATTTCGGAGACTGCTTCGCCTATGCGCTCGCCGAGTTGAGCGGCGAGCCGCTGCTTTTCAAAGGCGCGGACTTTTCCCGGACAGACGTCCTGGTCGCTTGATCCTGCGAATCCCCCAAGACGGCGTCAGGACGCGTGTTTTTCCAGCACCAGCCGGTAGCACTGCAACCGGTTGCGCAGGAAGCAGTGCGCCGATCCCCACAGGTAGAGTCGAAAACGCCGGTATTCGGCCTCGCCAAAATTTTCGACGATGAAGTCCCGGTTGGAGTCAAGGCGCTCGGCCCAGCCGACGCAAGTCCGGTAGTAGCTGATCCGGTCGTCCCAGACGCCCTTCAAATCGAACGGGAAAGAGGTCATCGACTTCAAGAAATCGTGGAGTATGAGAAACGAATTGTTTCCCGGGTAGATCTGCTGAGAAATGAACGACGACATCTCGTACTTCCGGTCACAGGCGCCGGCATCGATAAAGACCCGGCCACCCGGCTTCAGCACCCGGTCAAGACGCGCCAAGACCCGCGGGTAGTCGGGCATATGCTCCATGATTCCCAGCACCACGACGGCGTCGAATTGTTTCTCCGGCTCGAACTCCAGGAAGTCGCGCAGCAGGGTGGTGATGGGCAGACCCTCCCGGGCGGTGAGCCGATCCATGAATTCGAGCGACTTCGTGGAAATCGTGACGCCCGTCACCTCGATCCCCTGACGCGCCGCGTACGCCGCGAATGCGCCCCAGCCGGGGCCGACCTCCAGCACCCGGCTCCCGGGAGCCAGCCGGCACTCTTCGACGACGTGATCCATCTTGCGGCGAAACGCCACCTCCAGATCCTCATCCGGCGACAGGAAGACGCCCTGGGTGTAGCAATGGAAACTCTCGTCCAGAAAGGTCAGGAAGAACTCCGCATCCCGTTCGTAGTGCCGCCTGATGGACGACTTGTTGACCGCGATCTGCCCCATCAACAGGGGTGCGGCGAACCGCCAGAGCCGATGGAACGGGTGCCGGTCGTGCAATTGTTCACGGAGGTCGAAGATCTTGATGAAATCGCCGTCGACGTCGAACCAGCCGTCCACATAGGCCCGTGCAATGGTCCCCTCGTCGAGTGAGGCGATCGCCTTCAGCGCCGACGGATGCGTGATATTCACCCTGAAGCTGGCGGGGCCGGCGCCGAAACGGCGGGTATTTCCGTCAAGCGCCGTCATCTCGAACCCGATGGCGCTGTCTTGCAACCGTCTTTGGAGGTAGTTCAACAACCAGGCACTTCTGCGAGATCCGGCGAGTGGCGCCGCGCCTGCCGCTGATACGTCCGTTGTCATATTGAACCTCTACTCTCCGTACATCTCGGTGATCATACGCCGGAGCCGGGCCGCCCCGTCGGCGGACAGCCGGTCAAGCTTGTTCCCCAGTCGTTGCTTGCTGATGGCGCGAATCTGGTCGACTGCAATCTCAGCCCTCTTTCCCGCACATTGAATCTGGAGGCGGCTCCGCCACTGGGGATGCAGGGTGGAAGTCAGAGGACACACGATAATCGTATCCAGAAACTGATTCATCTGATTCTGACTGACCACCACGACGGGCCGCACCTTGCGGATCCCGCCACCTGATGTGGGATTGAGATCAGCGAAGAAGATAGCGTATCGCCTGGGAAAGCTCGCCATCAATCCAGACCGTCGGCGACGGTCGAGTCCAGGTCGCTCCAAACTTCGTTTTCGCGGGCCATGGCGCGATAGGTGTCCTCCCAGGACAACTGATCCCCTTCCTTGCCGTGCAGCACGATGCGGTCCTCCCTCTCCTCCAGGACGAGCGAGCCGCTCCAGCCATATTTTCGCAACAGTATCTTCGGAAGGCGGATGCCCTGGGAGTTGCCGATGGCGATCAGTTTCACCTCTCTGGCGACCGCTTTCCTGCTCAATTTCGTGACCTCCCGCGAGTCGTTGGGAATGGTAATTACAGTAATTACCCGCATGAATTCTGTCAAACCTCCGGGTTGCCGGCAGGCACCACCCGATGGCGAAACATTTTACTCCCTTGTCGCGAGGAAGCTGTCCACCACTTGACGAGGAGTTGCGACGACGGCGGTGGCCGGAGGGTTCTCAAGCAACAGCCGGTCACCGGTAACGAGCCGGCTACCCGGCCAGGAAGAGAGCAATGCCCACAAATGGTCGCCGCCGGATTCTGGAGCGGGAGGACCGGAGGAAGGGTGGCGCCAGACGGCGTTTGCCGTCAATTCGGTGAGCAGCCGGTCCAACTCGTCGTCTGCTCGGCCGTGCAATCGGGCGATTCGGGGACGCCGCAAACCGGCTGAGTATTCCGCCAGCAGATCGCTGGACATCAGATACAGAAGATCTCCATCCAACATGGCGTCCAGGATGCGTGCGGGGGGGCTGATCGCGTCGGCAACGATAAGCCCGGACACGATGACGTTGGTGTCCACGACGAAGAGGTGCCGGGTCATCGGATCCGTTGTTCCCCCCAGCGCCCGGCAGCATGCGCCGGTCGCTCTATCGTCCTTCGCGGTGGAGTTGAGTCTCCTTCACGGCCACGGCCATCGCGTCCTCATCATTCAGTCTGGAATGAGCCCGCGCCTTGGCGACGATCTCCCTGGCGGTGTCATAAGTCTGAAGACCTCGAAGTACGAGGCTTTCTTCAATGATTGAACCCATGGATCGGTGTTGGCGCGCGGCGGCTTCCTTCAACGCGCGGTGGGTGCGGTCGGTCAGGCTGATGGTCAGGCGGGGCATGACTCGGTCTCCGTTTTCTCGAACCGGTGATTTAACACCGTCACACAATAACACCAACTCACCATACCAGCAACATTCATGGTGACATCCCGACTGAGGACACCCGGATCTGCGAGAATGCTCCAGT
This window of the Acidobacteriota bacterium genome carries:
- a CDS encoding alcohol dehydrogenase catalytic domain-containing protein; protein product: MKAAIYRGIGRIGLQQVERLPPPPGFVTIDTRQTGICGSDLHAYRGHWPQPKALALGHETSGVVVELGEGVTGFEPGDRVAIECFSHCGRCRYCRSGHYNHCRERQWVSQDSHGGFAEFTTAHASALFRLPASLSFEEGALVEPLAVGCRAVGQAGATWRDRVVILGGGTIGQVCVAAARAANVRETWITVKYPQQARMAQDLGADHVFVLGENNLEDWVSGLDQGPRPDAVIETVGGGGNFDLALRIVRPRGTVVLVAGYPEPVQVDLGRVLESEAVVTGSHCYASTGLDTDFGAAIDLMASGRVDATRLVTHRFPLEAVEEAFRVAADKSSGSIKVHLCQ
- a CDS encoding DUF1501 domain-containing protein, with translation MQSYRPWLLSETRRHFFSRCSLGLGQVALASLLSDGRLLARKPDLANPLAAQDPHFPAKIRNVIYLYMVGGPSQLDLFDHKPKLQELDGKPIPDSFLKDKRFAFMDFFTKEKPRLLGSEREFERYGQSGKTLSECLPHTASIVDDLAFVSTVSTDNFNHGPAQIFSNTGSPRPGKPSMGSWVSYGLGTESQDLPAFVVLQSGRQGPRAGISNWESGFLPTIHQGIPFFSSGDPILNLASPAGMSRDRQSSRVEAIRKLNLARLAETGDPEIATRIASYEMAYRMQTSGPELIDFSSETRKTLDMYGAEPGARSFANNCLLARRLVERGVRFVQLYHAEWDHHGNAHVNLQEGLDKVTRETDRPSAALVRDLKQRGLLDSTLVVWGGEFGRTPMGEKRDSIGRNHHIDAYTMWFAGGGIRPGQTIGKTDDLGFSPVEDPVHVHDIHATILHLLGLDHTRLTFRFQGREFRLTDVAGNVIEKLLT
- a CDS encoding PSD1 and planctomycete cytochrome C domain-containing protein; this translates as MTPPWPKMALGPTMNVRFGTVLFLILAACPLMGQIGEGATDDGPLLFRETVQPILQNRCLACHNQKVRSSGLSLESRDGLLSGGTRGPAVLPGDSEQSRLIHALAHSSDLNMPPGGKLPDAEIQALEQWVALGAPWDESGDSHTGGHWSFQPVRRPAPPQVSDAAWIRTPVDNFILQRLEEEGLQPSPEASRITLLRRLSLDLLGLPPSPDAVGRFLADTRPGAYERAVERLLASPHYGERWGRHWLDVARYADSDGFSDGPRQIWMYRDWVVRSLNHDLPFDRFAIQQLAGDLVPDASKEQIVATGFHRNTLLNQEGGIDVEQYRVERVVDRVETTGAAFLGLTVGCARCHDHKYDPVSQKEFFQLYSFFNNAEERSPELEKTDRPRHWPFLEFGTDREFARRDIIRSQLALLEEELKSYEKGLLDRLPQWEKELEPERRREFPLEVQKILALPADERNEIQLKTLHLLYKEQDLGFSTRKAGIDSLKQAEPKLPSTLVMKELPEPREAYVHLGGEFTRRGDPVRPDVPAVLPPLDARSRPDRLDLARWLVEPDHPLTARVTVNRIWQRYFGAGLVETENDFGIQGAQPSHPALLDWLASELIRQRWSLKAMHRLIVTSATYRQSSRHRADASKVDPDNRMLARQHRLRLESEVVRDVCLSASGLWNRAIGGPPVFPPQPQGSSRLGHSKREWVASQGEDRYRRGLYTHFWRSTPHPALMVFDSPNGITTCTRRSRSTSPLQALTLLNDEAFFEFAQGLARRVLREGPDQDSERIGYTFRVCLSRPPSAEETTQLKRFLDRQRNDLAQHPQEARSLLSLDSEDEDPKELAAWTLLSSVLLNLDEFITRE
- a CDS encoding type II toxin-antitoxin system VapB family antitoxin, with amino-acid sequence MGLNIKNEETCRLARKLARLTGETMTGAITIALRERLDRENHRHSSETLARELHAIGQRCSRLIAAGPSATDHGELLYDDRGLPK
- a CDS encoding type II toxin-antitoxin system VapC family toxin; the protein is MIIDTSAILAVLFGEPDARRYEQAIASAWPRRMSAVGLLEAAIVVESRGGTTAGHELDRLLTRAEIELVPVTREHADAARRAWRRFGKGNHPAGLNFGDCFAYALAELSGEPLLFKGADFSRTDVLVA
- a CDS encoding class I SAM-dependent methyltransferase, coding for MLNYLQRRLQDSAIGFEMTALDGNTRRFGAGPASFRVNITHPSALKAIASLDEGTIARAYVDGWFDVDGDFIKIFDLREQLHDRHPFHRLWRFAAPLLMGQIAVNKSSIRRHYERDAEFFLTFLDESFHCYTQGVFLSPDEDLEVAFRRKMDHVVEECRLAPGSRVLEVGPGWGAFAAYAARQGIEVTGVTISTKSLEFMDRLTAREGLPITTLLRDFLEFEPEKQFDAVVVLGIMEHMPDYPRVLARLDRVLKPGGRVFIDAGACDRKYEMSSFISQQIYPGNNSFLILHDFLKSMTSFPFDLKGVWDDRISYYRTCVGWAERLDSNRDFIVENFGEAEYRRFRLYLWGSAHCFLRNRLQCYRLVLEKHAS
- a CDS encoding type II toxin-antitoxin system PemK/MazF family toxin gives rise to the protein MASFPRRYAIFFADLNPTSGGGIRKVRPVVVVSQNQMNQFLDTIIVCPLTSTLHPQWRSRLQIQCAGKRAEIAVDQIRAISKQRLGNKLDRLSADGAARLRRMITEMYGE
- a CDS encoding AbrB/MazE/SpoVT family DNA-binding domain-containing protein → MSRKAVAREVKLIAIGNSQGIRLPKILLRKYGWSGSLVLEEREDRIVLHGKEGDQLSWEDTYRAMARENEVWSDLDSTVADGLD
- a CDS encoding PIN domain-containing protein — translated: MTRHLFVVDTNVIVSGLIVADAISPPARILDAMLDGDLLYLMSSDLLAEYSAGLRRPRIARLHGRADDELDRLLTELTANAVWRHPSSGPPAPESGGDHLWALLSSWPGSRLVTGDRLLLENPPATAVVATPRQVVDSFLATRE
- a CDS encoding CopG family transcriptional regulator, producing the protein MPRLTISLTDRTHRALKEAAARQHRSMGSIIEESLVLRGLQTYDTAREIVAKARAHSRLNDEDAMAVAVKETQLHREGR